AGAGTGAAGTTTCCCTTCCTAAAATGCACCATTCATGTTTTCATAGCACCAGGTGGCCTCAGAATTTGTGGCGGAAGGAGTTCATAGCTCAGACAAACTACAAGTGATGATATGACAttataaacttaacattttaacatCATGTATCATTCAATTAAAGAATACCATTCCttaattacaaaaactaatCAGAATTACAAGAATTTACACAAACACTCAAAGGAAAAGTCATCCTTAAttgagtataaataaataaaaaatacaaaaatttaaaagaattaaatattttcaaacttactATTCGTAGCAAAACAAGTAACAACTGATTGATCTGGATAAGTTGTAGTAATAATTACATCTGGTTTATCATCATTCGGAATTGGAACCATTATAATAGAAGCATCAATTGTAATAAAAGCATCGACAACCCATAATTCACACGCTTTCAATGCAGAGTGGAAGCAAACTTTGACTTTTTTATACAAtctaaaacagaataaatatattttaaaaaagaatgaagcaTTCACAGATATAAATACTGCATGAACATTAGCATATAATCCAGGATTGGCATGATTAAATTACAAGATTTAAATCATTggaattatggaaaaaaaaacaatgatttaaatcaactatgatttttttaaataagatttaaactaattgattttttaaaaataaatcatcaaatagaaatacatttatacaatatttgtaaatatgttcttttgattttaattttatttaaaatttcatttgatttataaGGACATTTAATCTAAAGAAATAGTGAGACTAAATGTAAAAAGAGTGgtgttaaacttttaaattagaattttccatttgctgttattttccaataataaacatatttcaattataccCATTTAgtttaatgcttatttaaataaaagtgtttttaaaacttagtattTCATTAGTGCATatcagtaatgaaaaaaaaaacatgttctacaaagagaattttttttcctttatgtatTTTGATCTAAACTAATTTACTCTTAATTGGATATTTAACTGACAAATTGCCTTcctatctttaaaattttaggatgttgagcaaaattaaataataattttagttagaaatataagctaatttaactatattactattttaacacattatattttgacattatatttattaaattggatATTTAACTCACTAATTGCCTTTCCTGtctataaaattttaggatgttgagcttaaagaaaactaaataattatttcagtttgaaatattatctattttagatatatcattatttttaaatattatattttaacattatatttattaaattggatATTTAACTGACAAATTGCCTTcctatctttaaaattttaggatgttgagcaaaattaattaataatttcttagaaatgtTAGCTAATTTagctatattattattttaaaatattatatttattaaattgcatatttaactCACTAATTGCCTTGTTATCGATAAAATTTTAGGATGTTGAacttgaacaaaattaaataattattttagttagaaatattagtttttagatatatcattatttttaaatactatatttgggcattatatttattaaattggatATTTAAATGACAAACTGCCTTcctatctttaaaattttaggatgtTGAGcctgaacaaaattaaataataattttagttacaaaaattagctatttttagccatattattgtttttaaataaagttattattaataaatttgataaaatgatttgccagataaatgtaaaaaaattatgatttaacttaaatgaatctaatttatatatattttttaaattatgattcttTGCAACCTGATAAAAACTAATACACACAGAAATAGaaaagaatgtaaatttaatatgtagaaattcagttcaaatttaacaattatatagattttattatttcatcaaaaaataactgtttaaaagaggattatttttaaaatctgcctaaatgtgcacattttaaacaaaatcagtacaaaaaattagactataaatcaaaattagggAAGAAATCAGAACCAAAAATTACTGCTCAATGaattaaacgttttaaaaacattgattttatgccacacataattatttattaagaggaaagttggaaaaaaaacaggCAAACCTCAAACACTGCACTTAAGACTAAATTACTgctacatacctgccaacaatggataaataaaataatggagatTTTACTAGCAACATTTTTTAGGTTACTAGTAATGTTTtacatcatgcataatcatgaagtcaaaaataaaaattcaaaattggaaataatgtAAGCACTCACATTTAGCgaggtaaaaaatatgtatgtaaatcttaatctaaagaaaatttttttaaaccatgatttaaaattactccaacgattttattttataaccatcgttgaacagccagaccaattttttgggtttacgactactaatgttcaacttcatagccttgtaattttgaacacaatccaaaAGTCGAAGAAACAAGTATCtgcagaaatttgccttcgtcaaggacattttgatggaactaactcgcatttgcatCACATGGAGacgaaaaaaactgaaaactcccatggttagcctgacagcaaggggaatctaacccatgataccaatgaagatatttttccCTAAACTATTAACACTCAACATGCTGCAGCACTGgctgttgaggaataagagaagtatttttcgTCATCAGCGGATATTTTATCgcctaaattatttcaaaattttttgttaacaaatacggagaaatttgagaatgtACGGGTAAACAAGAGATAGTcataaaatacaggagtcttcattaaaaaacaggagTCTTTGCAGGtatgctgctataatttttcagaaattacataaaactaaatacaGTCAATAGACATGATTTAGAGATGAATGAAAGAAGGTGAAGGCATTTTGGTAGtcaatgccaattttttttaaaaaaacttttatatgaaaaattaaaagtcttaCTCCTGCGATTTTGGGTAActttaagatcttttttttttttttttaagctattaactttaattattgaaCTAAGTTTTGCTTCACAGTTAAAACAAGCTGCTTCCTTTTTGTTAAGTGGCATTGTTGGATAAAACCAGGACCTTGTTAGTTAgacattactgtaaaaaagagCAAGTTACCAATGAAAATCACAGATAAACATGTACAGTGATTTAACTGTAAAGGGTGAGCACATGAAGCCTGTAgcaattgttttgttaaaattagtcTGGTACTTTTATGAGTAAATACTTACAGCATTTTTGTGCATTGAGGATATGATAACCTAATATTATCACTACCCTTTAAATTCAGACAGCAGAGGTCATTATAGTggttattatatataaatttcaacagtattatagattattattaatatatatttgaataaaattataataaaacccctacaattataatttaagaactagcctacattataaaaaataaataagttattaaactctatgatttaaaaaaaaaaaatttaaataataatttctgagattttaattgtaaaattggctttaaagaagtttttctttaaactttgttcagaaatatatatctacatacttacattttatcttttctgTTGTTGATATGTTGCTGAATATTTACAGCATACAAGAAAAATTTCGATGAGCAATCCTTCATGCTATCAGAATCAATAGAATCACTACACTCAtctaaatatacaaaaacacAGATACTTTACAATGTATTTTTGACTTTTAGGGCTTCCATTATTGCAATtaacaattacaattatttaagttatcttattatcaattattttagtgtagcataaattaatagtataaacagtatgtaaaattaaaaacagaaaaccagattaacttttgatccagTGATCGTATTTTCAAATACTTGGATGCAATAGACTGAAGGATTGATCTAAAATTTGAAGCTTATTAGACAAAGTATTAAGTTATAAGAAAAAGACACAAAAAGGCCCTTTCActgaaaaaagaacattttttttattattattcagagtgcgtagccaaatcttccaataaaaataagcacattttgagtactttttaagcgctcaaaaattatttttaagcactatatacattaacaaaatgcaaactaatttttaaagactttacatgatcatgataaaataactagtttctgactaagaactcttttcttgattgtattagccattataaaatgatcaacagattttttagttcaatatcagagggaggaaaatgaagtctggaattgagaatatcttgcaaaatgcaacaGCGTTGCatatgagagtgcaataatctcacctaACCCAGCTACGCAGACGCACATGCCGActtgcaagtatttcatcaaacatgtaataTGATTGGTGCTTTCAAGCGCTATGGACCGATTTTACgccgaaaatcgacatggtaaagaaaaagatcgcattttcgaaaaggaaaaattaaacactttttaagaaCATCCCATGAAAAAAGtgcctttaagggcttttaaaaaacgaatattgaaaataagcacctttaagtacttcttaaaaacgctacgcatcctgtttttattattgatacgATTCCTGACACTCAAAATGTATAGTCCAAATAGTTTAGTAAAGATAGCAGTTGCAAGCTAGAACCCTTAAATCCCTAAATGGTcgcataattttgaataaaaaaatggttataaaagTGCCCACTtgttttattcaagaaaataatatataactaaGTGTATGTACACCATATTTACCCATTGTTAATTGTtagcttgaaattaaaaaaaaagagtgctgacatctagtttaaaataaaatatagctaaaCACATTGCAAAGAGTCTGGTACTGCCACCTGGTGTATAGATAAAGAGATATACATGATTCCAGGCATAagaaatagtttgttttaatcCACTTGGTATGTTACTTTAGAACACTCCAGCCTGGAAATGTCACAGGCATGAAATgtagaaagcaaaatttaacCATGTCAATTTGAcaggagcgagaaggaaggagtttatgttaatttcacttttcagGCATTTCGCTATGTCTCgaagaaaaatatgcatattaaaaaacaaaatttcgagttatgaaaatagacacaaaattgtacttattttaaagtacacacaaaaaaaaacatttttagactATCACAATAgctttgttttttaacaaaatgttaaaaattaaaataatcaaacagtaaaaatttaaaaaatatgaaaggtggcagctcatattttaaaaataattatcagtacagttaataattatcagttaccttttcctttctttctctTCATATAGTCCTTAATAATTGCAATGACATGGTGGAATAATTCGTTAAACTGTGAATAATTGTCCAAATTACAACCCTTTGGTGCAGTACGCTTTAAGCATTTGTCCACATTCTGCATcactctaaaaaatattacaagaatctaaattaaaactactaattaaaataaataaagcatcaGCAATAATGAATGAGTTATGAAATTTTAGCAATACTTTATTCGAATTTTAAGTATTgtcttttcttactttttaaaaatttcttttctttttacttctaGTATtcttttatcacatttataGAACTCAAACATCGAATAAAATTGCTTGTACTCAGAATATGATacttcactattttaaaattttgcttaaataaaattactactgTTCCAAATGTGAATCGTCACTATTTTAATAgttcgcttaaaaaaaattacttgtactCAGAAAGTGAATCCTTTAGTTAATGTCTAGttcattataatttagttaatgtctagttaatttaataataaaaatttttcaacaaatatgaCAAATTTTCCGCTAACACTGTCTGAGGATATTATACGTGAATACTTAATAGTAAGTTAGTTCTTTTAAGATTAgggacattggattttaaaacatgaatatgaatacaatttaccatattattgatttaaaaaatgtatggatACAAATCGCAATGTTCGATTTTACACATGAATAAGAATtacaatgtataatttttagctTGCATGAATACGAATTGGTATGTGCATCTTTTAATTCAGGGTAAATACGAAAAGCgctgtttgatattaaaattgggTAAATATGAATCTCTATATTGGCAGAATCTGCCACAGTTTCAAacattcaaaatgaagaaaatctaataataaacacaaattaaattgGCAGAAGAATCACATGTATGTTAACATGAGATAATGGgaagaattttgaagttttcattAACGAGAGTTAATGAaagcttcaaaattgaaatttaagactGTGGAACACagaagaaattttatcaaattttaagttttctatttgAGTAAGTTCAAGAACTAATGGTCTTAAGGTACACAGATTTCAGCCAAATTCACGATAAAAGAACACCGTTTCAGGTTTTACCGGAAGGATGACATGAAAAACCTAGAATTCTGGAACCGAATTCCTACACCTGGAATAGAATCACCCCTGATAGATATAATCTAATTCACTATTCAGAGATACAGCAACTTGAGTTGAATTTCTGCAATTATTTATTCGAAACATTTTTCTCACAGTGTTTAAGATATTTGGAAGTTATAAAAGCCTCTAATCATTCATTTCGAAGTTTGAATAGTTAGAATCCTATGgaatatacaataaaatcagctatttttttgtacaatagcaaaattagcagttataaaaagttatttgaataccagttaattaaatacctcttaagttttcgttttttctttattgtagcATGACAGcattttttcagttcttttatCCATGTGCCTATTTTACTCTCATCGCATGAATCGTGCGAAGGAtctatacagtaaaaaaatcattattaagaataaatttaaatttaagatatagcaccgaaaaactaattttctaatactcagatataatatattttagtccgtactaataaaatattgttgtattaatatttaactaaaaatcattgaacttatattcacttatttataattatggaCAACCCCAAATTCTTTTTccaaatataatgtaattaacatgtttaagttatttttgtagaaaagaaaaatcatattatatttactgctttttttttttttttaaattttgtaaaactgaaaaaaaggagaaaataaaaaactttaacctTTTTTTGTACCAAAAATCAAAAACCTTCCAAGTCTCAAATCTTATTGGAAATAAGAGTTTGACTTCTTAATGTCATAGTTATAtgcattaactttattttcacaGAAAGTCAAACAGgttttaatattcaatacatCTGCCATAATTATTAGTGATTTAGAAACTTTTGACAGTATTTCTCTTTTTActctgttaaaataataatttccaatcgctattatgtatatttttactaaattttttgtcaagggttttaaaaaatataaaggaaattattattgGTTATTGCAGATAGGGCTAATGATAATGCTGCAAGGGTTAAAGGCCATTATTTTTCGTTAACAactaaattcaaatgaaatatttttaataatcttaggTAATACTAACAATTAATGCATTGTAGAAGTTATGAAAGGTTTGAAGATTTCCATATTGATTCTACACCAAAAAAATTCGAAGTTAAGGTGACAAGTGAGCAGTGGAATgtggtaaattaaaaaaaaaataataataaataaagcaacaCAGAAGGAGACAAATTTGATAAGCATAACTTTTAGTAACCCCTTGAGAACTAAAAAATGTAACGAATAGTGTTGTGGCCTAAAAACCGAATATTCGGCCAAAACAATTGACCGAATAGTAACttgtttgattttctttttaaaaaaagaaatcagcaataaatgttctttttttatgcaagaataagtttagttattattaaaaaataatcaaaacttagctGTATAAATGGCATGGGGCAAagcaaaaaaaacaaactataatagaacataagatgaaataattagatattaagataattagtaacatttaagattaaaaaaaaaaacagacaaatagCTAAATTAGTCAGTTTAGCAGGGGCCCCCATCAGGGGGGAAGGTGGACGCACGATGAGCCCACTTAaagtttgggggggggggatttNCGTTACTGGATACAGGGGCCCCCACTAGGGGGAGGTGGGCTCCCGATGCgcccacttaaagcttggggggggggaatttttatactaaataaaacgaatagtttgggggggggaatttagaatttttcccaAGAGCTTGGGGGGGGGCACTGCAATTTAGTATTCGCCCAAAACAATTGGCAGAATACCAAATATTCAGTGCTCGAAtagcaatttgtttttttaaaaaaaatcagaaataaatgtttcttttaacatATGAGGTTCAGTCATTATTGAAAGATAATCAAAACTATATAAATGGCATGgggtaaagcaaaaaaaaactgtcatgtatataaaatatataatataaaaaaaaactataaaaaactataagataaaaaataattagatattaagaCAATTAGTAAcatttaagatgaaaaaaatagacgaatagttattgaaaaaaaacaaagttgcAATCTCgtttcaattcttcaaatttcgtttttctatttcataacatttattaacaacattacataacatttattaacaaGTTTTAGAACTTAACAAATACGAGGCAcatccagaaagtaagtttcctgattttttttaaaaaaagaactcacactttcaggaacatatttattggcaacaagtacAGCAATGTTTCGGCTATTTTTCAACTTTGCCACCACCAGAATTGAGACGTTTGTCTTATCGTgggatcaacttttgtatccctctgtcATAGAACTCTGCCATCTGTGAATGGAACCAGCGTGTGACAGACGTCTACCGTTACTGTGAAACACTGCAGAAATTGTGACGTGCCATTCAAAACAAGAGTCATGAAATGCTTATTGCAGGTGTTGCGCTTTTCCACGACAATGCTTGTCCACATACGGCACGACACACAGTAGCTGTTTTGACGGAATTTGACTAGGAGTTGTTTGATCATCCACTCTACAGCCCTGATATTGCTCCCAacaattttcatgttttcttgCACCTCAAGAAATTCCTGTCCTCCGCTGAGCATTTTGGCAATGACCAAAAGCTGAAGACATTTGTCACACGCTGGTTCCATTCACAGACGGCAGAGTTCTACAacagagggatacaaaagttgatcccACGATAAGACAAGTTTCGCAATTCTGGTAgtggctatgttgaaaaatagctgaaacatttctggacttgttgccaataaatatgcTCCTGAAAGTGcgagttccttttttttaatatataaattagagAAACTTACTTCCTGGATTTGCCTCGTATGTGTAAAAGCTATTTCAAATAATGCATACGTATAgtgaaaaatgtgatttttagattattcttcATTAAATCTATTCTAATTCACCATATAAATAACTtgttgaaaaatgctttttcaataaactttttgcGAAATACTAGGCCAAACATACGACCAAACGAATATAGTTGAGAAAAAGACCGAATACGGATTAACGGccaaatatttgtaacattcTTACTGAGAAagattgcatattttttcaaagaagataAATCCTTTGGCACCTTGGTGATTCTAGTTGATGTGAAAAAGTACCGatgatacggaaatatccccacaTACACTTAtttaactacttaaaaatatgtttataaaaaaaatatgttgatgaGAACAAATTATGACTTAGGATATTTGAGTATCTGCTTACGCCAAATAAAACTACAA
The Parasteatoda tepidariorum isolate YZ-2023 chromosome 9, CAS_Ptep_4.0, whole genome shotgun sequence genome window above contains:
- the LOC107436428 gene encoding uncharacterized protein codes for the protein MLDYDKLDCKNQFYVYAMCVRNGTRNEEVSGKVNSCVKEAFKACPEDALDRLIEIIIGAVDGHGGKITDWVDEIESARKAEAGAEDDYPHYPSHDSCDESKIGTWIKELKKCCHATIKKKRKLKRVMQNVDKCLKRTAPKGCNLDNYSQFNELFHHVIAIIKDYMKRKKGKDECSDSIDSDSMKDCSSKFFLYAVNIQQHINNRKDKILYKKVKVCFHSALKACELWVVDAFITIDASIIMVPIPNDDKPDVIITTTYPDQSVVTCFATNTVPIITTTRKQRKTLSSKLNIFSS